One window of the Streptomyces sp. NBC_00259 genome contains the following:
- a CDS encoding HNH endonuclease yields the protein MPHVLVLNASYEPLGVVPLRRALVLVLENKAICLEESGAFMHSETRVMPAPSVVRLKRFVRVPYRGPVPLTRRALFARDGGRCMYCGGVATSVDHVVPRSRGGQHVWDNVVAACRRCNHVKADRHLRELGWRLRHQPAPPSGLAWRIIGTGHRDPRWLPYLQPFGADDAMARIDGISA from the coding sequence GTGCCGCATGTCCTGGTCCTCAACGCGTCGTACGAGCCACTCGGCGTCGTACCGCTCCGCCGCGCGCTCGTCCTCGTCCTCGAGAACAAAGCCATCTGTCTCGAGGAGTCCGGCGCCTTCATGCACAGTGAGACCCGAGTGATGCCCGCGCCCAGCGTGGTCAGGCTCAAGCGCTTCGTCCGGGTCCCCTACCGGGGGCCCGTTCCTCTGACCCGCCGCGCGCTGTTCGCCCGCGACGGGGGCCGCTGCATGTACTGCGGTGGTGTCGCAACCAGCGTCGACCACGTCGTTCCGCGCAGTCGCGGCGGTCAGCACGTCTGGGACAACGTGGTGGCCGCGTGCCGCCGCTGCAACCACGTCAAGGCCGACCGGCACCTGCGCGAGCTGGGCTGGCGGCTGCGGCACCAACCCGCCCCACCGAGCGGCCTGGCCTGGCGCATCATCGGCACAGGGCATAGGGACCCGCGCTGGCTGCCATATCTGCAGCCGTTCGGCGCGGACGACGCGATGGCCCGGATCGACGGCATATCCGCCTGA
- a CDS encoding IS630 family transposase, which yields MARTGRPKAELRLSDEERAALEGWVRRRSTPQAWALRCRIILACAEGASNKDVAARLGSTPHAVGRWRSRFVQYRIAGLGDMPRPGGPRTVTDEQVAAVVTKTLESTPKNATHWSTRSMAKEVGLSQSSVSRIWRAFGLQPHRSETFKLSTDPYFVDKVHDVVGLYLDPPERALVFCVDEKSQIQALDRSQPVLPMMPGVPERATHDYVRSGTTTLFAALEVATGKVIGSLHRRHRAEEFKKFLVKLDKEVPAGLDVHLICDNYATHKTPAIKKWLLAHPRFHLHFTPTGSSWLNLVERWFAELTNKQIRRGVHRSVQALEKDIRNWIAAWNTDPKPYVWTKTADEILERLASYLNRIPDSED from the coding sequence ATGGCGCGGACGGGGCGGCCGAAGGCCGAGTTGAGACTGTCGGATGAGGAGCGGGCTGCACTCGAGGGGTGGGTGCGGCGTCGTTCCACGCCGCAGGCGTGGGCCTTGCGGTGTCGGATCATCCTGGCGTGTGCCGAGGGTGCCTCGAACAAGGATGTGGCGGCCCGGCTGGGTTCCACGCCTCATGCGGTGGGCCGTTGGCGGTCCCGCTTTGTGCAGTACCGGATCGCCGGCCTGGGTGACATGCCGCGTCCGGGCGGACCCAGGACGGTGACGGACGAGCAGGTCGCCGCGGTGGTCACGAAAACACTGGAGTCCACGCCGAAGAACGCAACACACTGGTCGACTCGGTCGATGGCGAAGGAGGTGGGCCTGTCGCAGTCGTCGGTGTCACGGATCTGGCGGGCGTTCGGACTGCAGCCGCATCGGTCGGAGACCTTCAAACTGTCAACCGATCCGTACTTCGTCGACAAGGTCCACGACGTCGTGGGGCTTTACCTGGACCCGCCCGAGCGGGCGTTGGTGTTCTGCGTGGATGAGAAATCGCAGATCCAGGCCCTGGACAGGTCCCAGCCCGTGCTGCCGATGATGCCCGGGGTTCCCGAGCGGGCGACCCACGACTACGTCCGCTCCGGGACCACCACACTGTTCGCGGCCCTGGAGGTCGCCACCGGCAAAGTCATCGGCTCGCTGCACCGCCGACACCGCGCCGAGGAGTTCAAGAAGTTCCTGGTCAAGCTCGACAAGGAAGTGCCCGCCGGCCTGGATGTCCACCTGATCTGCGACAACTACGCCACCCACAAGACACCCGCCATCAAGAAGTGGCTGCTGGCCCATCCCCGGTTCCACCTGCACTTCACACCGACGGGCTCATCCTGGCTCAACCTCGTCGAGCGATGGTTCGCCGAACTCACCAACAAGCAGATACGGCGAGGCGTCCACAGATCCGTCCAAGCCCTGGAGAAGGACATCCGCAACTGGATCGCAGCCTGGAACACCGACCCGAAGCCCTACGTCTGGACCAAGACAGCCGACGAGATCCTCGAACGCCTTGCCTCATATCTGAACAGAATTCCCGACTCAGAAGACTAG
- the malQ gene encoding 4-alpha-glucanotransferase yields MGLARLAALHGVATTYSPSAGVTVPVPDSTVVAVLAALGVDAATSDSVRTALAAADTAAEERLLPPTVVAWLPVTGPPVAVPPGARVRVHLEDGGTREWRERAPRAGGADEQPPAPADWAELPTGLHGLTVRTPDGRTARATLVVAPEAVAPPPGRAHGFLVQLYSLLSARSWGMGDLGDLAELAAWAGRALGAGFVQVNPLHAAVPGAPTDPSPYRPSSRRFPDPVHLRIEDVPEYAYVTGQDRVRLDALVEKAAGLRGTVLRKGALIDRDAVWELKLQALELVLRVPLGPGRWAAYCDFLADRGEALDDHATWCALAEIHGSDWHAWPAGLRDPRSAETARARDELMDRVDFHCRLAWLTDEQLAAASAAARDAGMPVGIVHDLAVGVHPGGADAWAQQDAFAAGMSVGAPPDAFNARGQDWGLPPWRPDVLAASGYAPYRGLLRELLRHAGALRLDHVMGLFRLWWVPIGAEPTEGTYVRYDAEAMLAVLVLEAHRAGAVVIGEDLGTVEPGVRETLSRRGVLGTSVLWFERDWTGTRRPLPPGRWREGCVATATTHDLPSTAARLTGEHVALRHRLGLLTRPLDQERTEDSAEVAEWRACLTRLGLLPEGTHDEEGEIRAVYRFLLRTPARMVGVWLPDAVGDRRPQNMPGTWDQYPNWRLPLADAEGRPLTLEELATSPRLHALMEIFRTAPTPRTGTPGARLS; encoded by the coding sequence ATGGGCCTGGCCCGGCTGGCCGCGCTGCACGGTGTCGCCACCACGTACTCGCCCTCGGCGGGCGTCACCGTTCCCGTGCCCGACTCCACGGTCGTCGCGGTGCTCGCCGCCCTCGGCGTGGACGCCGCCACCTCCGACTCGGTCCGCACGGCCCTCGCCGCGGCCGACACCGCCGCCGAGGAGCGCCTCCTCCCTCCGACGGTGGTGGCCTGGCTCCCGGTGACCGGGCCACCCGTCGCCGTTCCTCCGGGCGCCCGTGTACGGGTGCACCTGGAGGACGGCGGCACGCGGGAATGGCGCGAACGCGCACCGCGCGCGGGGGGCGCCGACGAGCAGCCACCCGCGCCCGCCGACTGGGCCGAACTGCCCACCGGCTTGCATGGATTGACCGTGCGCACACCCGACGGCCGCACGGCGCGCGCCACGCTCGTCGTCGCGCCCGAGGCGGTCGCGCCGCCGCCGGGGCGGGCGCACGGCTTCCTGGTGCAGCTCTACTCGCTGCTGTCCGCACGGTCGTGGGGGATGGGCGATCTCGGGGACCTCGCGGAGCTCGCGGCCTGGGCCGGCCGGGCGCTCGGGGCCGGGTTCGTGCAGGTCAACCCGCTGCACGCGGCGGTGCCCGGCGCGCCGACCGACCCGTCCCCGTACCGGCCGTCCTCGCGCCGCTTCCCCGATCCCGTGCATCTGCGGATCGAGGACGTCCCCGAGTACGCGTACGTCACCGGCCAGGACCGGGTCCGCCTCGACGCCCTCGTGGAGAAGGCGGCCGGGCTGCGCGGGACCGTTCTGCGCAAGGGCGCGCTGATCGACCGCGACGCCGTGTGGGAGCTCAAGCTCCAGGCGCTGGAGCTGGTGCTGCGCGTCCCGCTCGGCCCCGGCCGGTGGGCCGCGTACTGCGACTTCCTGGCCGACCGGGGCGAGGCACTGGACGACCACGCCACCTGGTGCGCCCTCGCGGAGATCCACGGCTCCGACTGGCACGCCTGGCCCGCCGGGCTGCGCGACCCGCGCTCCGCGGAGACCGCCCGCGCCCGCGACGAGCTGATGGACCGTGTCGACTTCCACTGCCGGCTCGCCTGGCTCACCGACGAGCAGCTGGCCGCGGCGTCCGCGGCGGCGCGCGACGCGGGAATGCCCGTCGGCATCGTCCACGACCTCGCCGTCGGCGTGCACCCGGGCGGCGCCGACGCCTGGGCGCAGCAGGACGCGTTCGCCGCGGGGATGTCGGTGGGGGCGCCGCCGGACGCGTTCAACGCGCGCGGCCAGGACTGGGGCCTGCCGCCGTGGCGGCCCGACGTCCTCGCCGCGTCCGGCTACGCCCCGTACCGCGGACTCCTGCGCGAGCTTCTCCGGCATGCGGGTGCGCTGCGGCTCGACCATGTCATGGGCCTGTTCCGGCTGTGGTGGGTGCCCATCGGCGCCGAGCCCACCGAGGGCACGTACGTGCGCTACGACGCCGAGGCGATGCTCGCCGTCCTCGTCCTGGAGGCACACCGCGCCGGAGCCGTCGTCATAGGGGAGGACCTCGGCACGGTCGAGCCCGGCGTGCGCGAGACCCTCTCGCGCCGGGGCGTGCTCGGCACGTCCGTGCTCTGGTTCGAGCGCGACTGGACCGGCACCCGCCGCCCGCTGCCCCCGGGTCGCTGGCGCGAGGGCTGTGTGGCCACGGCGACCACCCACGATCTGCCGTCCACCGCGGCCCGTCTCACCGGCGAGCACGTGGCGCTGCGCCACCGGCTGGGGCTGCTCACCCGGCCGCTGGACCAGGAACGTACGGAGGACTCCGCGGAGGTCGCGGAGTGGCGCGCCTGTCTGACCCGGCTCGGTCTGCTGCCCGAGGGCACGCACGACGAGGAGGGCGAGATCCGGGCCGTGTACCGGTTCCTGCTGCGCACCCCCGCCCGGATGGTCGGCGTCTGGCTGCCGGACGCGGTGGGGGACCGGCGGCCGCAGAACATGCCGGGCACCTGGGACCAGTACCCGAACTGGCGGCTGCCCCTCGCGGACGCCGAAGGCCGCCCCCTGACCCTGGAGGAACTGGCCACCTCGCCGCGGCTGCACGCCCTGATGGAGATCTTCCGGACGGCGCCCACACCCCGTACGGGCACCCCGGGCGCGCGCCTCTCCTAG
- a CDS encoding beta-N-acetylglucosaminidase domain-containing protein has translation MRFGRRKQTATAVAVAVIGGLLGTAPGAAAAPDVPGPPATTVPEREGEGTPPAVWPRPQTLKSTGPAVRLGEDVTLLAAPDADPYAVEAVREALRAAGVRTVHTSLPGRGPVLHLGGSGALEALRALRASERADLPSGGYRIATGRVSGRDTVALDGVGADGLFHGAQTLRQLVKDGAVAGVAVRDWPGTAVRGVTEGFYGQPWTHEQRLAQIDFMGRTKQNRYLYAPGDDAFRQTRWRDPYPADQRAAFRELAERAARNHVTLAWAVAPAQSMCLASDDDAKALKRKVDAMWALGVRAFQLQFQDVSYSEWHCDRDADTFGSGPAAAAKAQARLAGELADHLAERHPEAAPLTVMPTEFHQDGATEYRTALASALDARVQVAWTGVGVVPRTITGRELAGAREVFRHPVVTMDNYPVNDYAQDRLFLGPYTGREPAVATGSAALLANAMEQPAASRIPLFTTADYAWNPKGYRPQESWRAAIDDLAGGDPKTREALGVLAGNHASSLLDPTESAYLSPLLAEFWRSRTSTDADARDAAAERLRAAFTVMREAPRRLAALDAEVGPWVDQLARYGTAGEVAVDMLQAQARGDGETAWRSSLALAPLRTAIGARRVTVGNGVLGPFLTRVAKESAAWTGADRRPGPVTRTADAYTVRLDRARPVEVVTAMTEPAAEGAAGVTGTLEAHVPGGGWRRLGALAPSGWTQHRTQGLRVDALRITGAAGVHALVPWFADEPRARLALVRGELDAPIGGGPQRTEAYVAARRPDEVRGPLTAKAPKGITVAVPKEVRVPRGRRTAVPVEVTVPPGTPAGEYQVPFTFDGEERTLTVRAYPRTGGPDVLRTARASSSGDETPDFPASAATDGDPATRWSSPAEDGAWWQAELPGPTRLGQVVLHWQDAHATRYRIQVSADGRNWRTAATVRDGRGGRESIRMDAPGVRFVRVQGETRATRFGYSLWSVEAYAVSEQEVGAP, from the coding sequence GTGCGGTTCGGGCGCAGAAAGCAGACGGCGACGGCCGTCGCCGTCGCGGTCATCGGCGGACTGCTCGGCACGGCTCCCGGAGCCGCCGCCGCCCCGGACGTACCGGGTCCCCCCGCCACCACGGTGCCCGAGCGGGAGGGCGAGGGGACACCGCCCGCGGTCTGGCCGCGTCCGCAGACGCTGAAGTCCACCGGACCGGCCGTGCGGCTCGGTGAGGACGTGACCCTCCTCGCCGCCCCGGACGCCGATCCGTACGCCGTGGAAGCGGTTCGCGAGGCGCTGCGTGCCGCCGGGGTGCGGACCGTCCACACCTCGCTGCCCGGCCGTGGCCCTGTGCTCCATCTCGGCGGCAGCGGCGCACTCGAAGCCCTGCGCGCCCTGCGCGCCTCCGAACGCGCCGATCTGCCCTCCGGCGGCTACCGCATCGCCACCGGCCGTGTCTCGGGCCGGGACACCGTCGCCCTTGACGGTGTCGGTGCCGACGGGCTGTTCCACGGCGCCCAGACGCTGCGGCAGCTCGTGAAGGACGGCGCGGTCGCCGGCGTCGCCGTGCGGGACTGGCCCGGCACGGCCGTGCGCGGAGTGACGGAGGGGTTCTACGGACAGCCCTGGACCCACGAACAGCGGCTGGCGCAGATCGACTTCATGGGCCGGACCAAGCAGAACCGGTACCTCTACGCGCCGGGCGACGACGCCTTCCGGCAGACCCGCTGGCGCGATCCGTATCCCGCCGACCAGCGCGCCGCGTTCCGCGAACTCGCCGAGCGGGCCGCCCGCAACCATGTGACGCTCGCCTGGGCCGTCGCCCCCGCCCAGTCCATGTGCCTGGCCTCCGACGACGACGCCAAGGCCCTCAAGCGCAAGGTCGACGCCATGTGGGCGCTCGGCGTACGCGCCTTCCAACTGCAGTTCCAGGACGTCAGCTACAGCGAGTGGCACTGCGACCGGGACGCCGACACCTTCGGCTCGGGGCCCGCCGCCGCGGCGAAGGCGCAGGCGCGGCTCGCCGGGGAGCTGGCGGACCATCTCGCGGAACGCCACCCCGAGGCGGCGCCACTCACGGTGATGCCGACGGAGTTCCACCAGGACGGCGCGACCGAGTACCGCACGGCCCTCGCCTCGGCGCTCGACGCCCGGGTGCAGGTCGCCTGGACCGGCGTCGGGGTCGTACCGCGCACCATCACCGGGCGGGAACTGGCCGGGGCCCGCGAGGTGTTCCGCCACCCGGTGGTCACGATGGACAACTATCCGGTCAACGACTACGCCCAGGACAGGCTCTTCCTCGGCCCCTACACCGGCCGCGAGCCGGCCGTCGCGACGGGCTCGGCGGCGTTGCTCGCCAACGCCATGGAGCAGCCGGCCGCGTCCCGCATCCCCCTGTTCACCACCGCCGACTACGCATGGAACCCCAAGGGTTACCGGCCGCAGGAGTCCTGGCGGGCGGCGATAGACGACCTCGCGGGCGGCGACCCGAAGACCCGGGAGGCGCTCGGCGTGCTCGCCGGGAACCACGCGTCGTCCCTCCTCGACCCCACCGAGTCCGCCTATCTGAGCCCGCTGCTGGCGGAGTTCTGGCGGTCCCGTACCAGCACGGACGCGGACGCCAGGGACGCGGCGGCCGAACGGCTGCGGGCCGCGTTCACCGTGATGCGGGAGGCGCCCCGGCGGCTGGCCGCGCTCGATGCCGAAGTGGGGCCGTGGGTGGACCAGTTGGCCCGCTACGGCACGGCGGGCGAGGTCGCCGTCGACATGCTCCAGGCCCAGGCGCGCGGCGACGGCGAGACGGCGTGGCGGTCCTCGCTGGCCCTCGCGCCGCTGCGCACGGCGATCGGCGCACGGCGGGTGACGGTCGGCAACGGCGTCCTCGGCCCGTTCCTGACCCGGGTGGCGAAGGAGTCCGCGGCGTGGACGGGCGCGGACCGCAGGCCGGGACCGGTGACCCGGACCGCCGACGCGTACACGGTGCGGCTGGACCGCGCCCGGCCCGTCGAAGTGGTGACCGCGATGACCGAGCCCGCCGCGGAGGGCGCGGCCGGCGTCACGGGCACGCTGGAGGCTCATGTGCCGGGCGGGGGCTGGCGCCGGCTCGGCGCGCTCGCCCCGTCAGGCTGGACGCAGCACCGCACCCAGGGACTGCGGGTGGACGCGCTGCGGATCACCGGGGCGGCCGGTGTCCACGCGCTCGTTCCGTGGTTCGCCGACGAACCCCGGGCGCGGCTCGCGCTCGTACGGGGCGAACTGGACGCGCCCATCGGCGGCGGTCCGCAGCGGACGGAGGCGTACGTCGCCGCCCGGCGGCCGGACGAGGTGCGGGGTCCGCTGACCGCGAAGGCTCCGAAGGGCATCACGGTGGCCGTGCCGAAGGAGGTGCGGGTGCCGCGGGGCCGGCGGACGGCCGTGCCGGTCGAGGTGACCGTGCCGCCGGGGACTCCGGCGGGCGAGTACCAGGTGCCGTTCACCTTCGACGGCGAGGAGCGCACCCTGACGGTGCGGGCCTACCCGCGCACCGGCGGCCCCGATGTGCTGCGTACGGCCAGGGCCTCCTCCTCCGGCGACGAGACGCCCGACTTCCCGGCCTCCGCGGCCACGGACGGCGACCCGGCCACGCGCTGGTCCTCCCCCGCGGAGGACGGCGCCTGGTGGCAGGCGGAGCTGCCCGGGCCGACCCGGCTTGGCCAGGTGGTGCTGCACTGGCAGGACGCCCACGCCACGCGATACCGCATCCAGGTCTCGGCGGACGGCCGCAACTGGCGCACGGCGGCGACGGTCCGCGACGGCAGGGGCGGCCGAGAGTCGATCCGCATGGACGCGCCGGGGGTTCGCTTCGTCCGGGTGCAGGGCGAGACACGCGCGACCCGCTTCGGCTACTCGCTGTGGTCGGTGGAGGCGTACGCGGTGTCGGAGCAGGAGGTCGGCGCCCCCTGA